From a single Lolium rigidum isolate FL_2022 chromosome 7, APGP_CSIRO_Lrig_0.1, whole genome shotgun sequence genomic region:
- the LOC124676028 gene encoding sugar transport protein MST1-like, whose product MPSGAFLLSGRDMPDYGGALTVPVVVTCLMAASGGLIFGYDIGISGGVSEMESFLKKFFPDLLKAKPRAGKDVYCMYNNQALTAFTSSLYAFGMVGTLVASRVTRRVGRQAIMLIGGSMFLVGALVNAGAANLAMLIVGRMLLGLGLGFSGQATPVYLAEMSPPRWRGRFISAFPLFISIGYLVATVINTGTSKIPVWGWRLSLGLAAVPAAVMVVGAALITDSPSSLVLRGKNDHARAALQRVRGKGVDIDAEFSDIVAAVEHDTRNEEGAFRRILRREYRPYLVMAVAFPVFLNLTGVTVTAFFSPILFRTMGFGSDAALMGAVILGLMNIGGVVASGFAMDRYGRKLLFMIGGAVMFTCQVAMASIVGSQLGNGSKMAKGYAVAVLVLTCFFSASFSWSWGALFWTVPGEIYPVEVRSAGQGTAVALNLCLNFVQAQCFLAMLCCFKYGIFIFYACWLVVMTAFAMALVPETKGVPLDSMGHVFARHWYWGRFLKDHKFGNEQST is encoded by the exons ATGCCCAGTGGCGCTTTCCTGCTAAGCGGCCGCGACATGCCGGACTATGGCGGCGCCCTGACCGTCCCCGTGGTGGTGACCTGCCTCATGGCGGCCTCCGGCGGCCTCATCTTCGGCTACGACATTGGCATCTCAG GGGGAGTgtcggagatggagtctttcctgAAGAAGTTCTTCCCGGACTTGCTCAAGGCGAAGCCGCGCGCGGGCAAGGACGTGTACTGCATGTACAACAACCAGGCGCTCACGGCCTTCACCTCGTCGCTCTACGCGTTCGGCATGGTGGGCACGCTGGTGGCGAGCCGCGTCACCCGGCGAGTCGGGCGCCAGGCCATCATGCTCATCGGCGGCAGCATGTTCCTCGTCGGCGCGCTCGTCAACGCCGGCGCCGCCAACCTCGCCATGCTCATCGTGGGGCGGATGCTGCTCGGCCTGGGCCTCGGGTTCTCCGGACAGGCCACGCCGGTCTACCTCGCCGAGATGTCGCCGCCGCGGTGGCGTGGCAGGTTCATCTCCGCGTTCCCTCTGTTCATCAGCATCGGTTACCTCGTCGCCACCGTGATCAACACCGGCACTTCGAAGATCCCTGTCTGGGGCTGGCGCCTGTCCCTGGGCCTCGCGGCGGTGCCGGCCGCGGTGATGGTGGTTGGCGCCGCGCTCATCACGGACAGCCCGAGCAGCCTCGTCCTGCGCGGGAAGAACGACCATGCCCGCGCCGCGCTCCAGCGCGTGCGCGGCAAGGGCGTGGACATCGACGCGGAGTTCAGCGACATAGTCGCTGCCGTGGAGCACGACACGCGCAACGAGGAGGGCGCGTTCCGGAGGATCCTGCGGCGGGAGTACAGGCCGTACCTGGTGATGGCCGTGGCCTTCCCCGTGTTCCTGAACCTGACAGGAGTGACCGTCACGGCCTTCTTCTCGCCGATACTTTTTCGGACGATGGGGTTCGGGAGCGACGCCGCGCTAATGGGCGCCGTCATCCTCGGCCTGATGAACATCGGCGGCGTCGTCGCTTCGGGCTTCGCCATGGACCGCTACGGCCGGAAGCTGCTCTTCATGATTGGCGGCGCAGTCATGTTCACTTGCCAG GTGGCGATGGCGAGCATCGTGGGGTCGCAGCTCGGGAACGGGAGCAAGATGGCCAAGGGGTACGCGGTGGCGGTGCTGGTCCTCAcctgcttcttctccgccagcttcAGTTGGTCCTGGGGCGCGCTCTTCTGGACCGTCCCCGGCGAGATATACCCCGTCGAGGTGCGCTCCGCGGGGcagggcacggcggtggcgctcaACCTCTGCCTCAACTTCGTGCAGGCGCAGTGCTTCCTCGCCATGCTCTGCTGCTTCAAGTAcggcatcttcatcttctacgccTGCTGGCTCGTCGTCATGACGGCCTTCGCCATGGCGCTCGTGCCCGAGACCAAGGGCGTGCCGCTCGACTCCATGGGCCACGTCTTTGCGCGACACTGGTACTGGGGCAGGTTCCTCAAGGATCACAAGTTTGGCAATGAGCAGTCCACCTGA
- the LOC124671922 gene encoding sugar transport protein MST1-like, with amino-acid sequence MAGGGFVAADGTAHDYGGGVTFPVVVTSLMAASCGLIYGYDTGVTGGVTQMDSFLSKFFPEVQSGRKSARSDPYCKYDNQWLTAFSSSLFIAAALSSLVASRVTRKIGRQAIMLVGGAMFLAGSIINAAAVNIAMLIIGRMLLGFGLGFTLQAAPVYLSETAPARWRGAFTSAYNTFVVIGILSATITNYITNRIPGWGWRISLGLAAVPGVIIVLGAFFIPDTPSSLVLRGHPDKARAALQRIRGRHANVDAEFKDIARAVDEARQNDVGAYRRLFSKEYRHYLVVGLAIPVFYQFTGMIVISVFSPVLFRTVGFTSQKAILGSVINSITNLVATVLSTFIMDRTGRRFLFIVGGIGMMLCEVAISWVMAGHLGKHQGVTMPRSYATGVLVLICMCTFSFGLSWAPLRWVVPSEIYPVEIRSAGQAMSISVALCLAFAELQVFIALLCAMKYGVFLFYAAWLLIMTIFMAAFLPETKGVPLEAMQSIWTRHWYWKRFVGDAKHGSQINNVNNN; translated from the exons GTGGCGTGACGCAAATGGATTCGTTCCTGAGCAAGTTCTTCCCGGAGGTGCAGAGTGGTAGGAAGAGCGCGAGGAGCGACCCGTACTGCAAATACGACAACCAGTGGCTCACCGCATTCTCGTCGTCGCTGTTCATCGCCGCCGCGCTGTCGTCTTTGGTGGCCAGCCGGGTTACGAGGAAGATTGGCCGCCAGGCCATCATGCTGGTGGGCGGCGCCATGTTCCTTGCCGGCTCCATCATCAACGCCGCCGCCGTGAACATCGCCATGCTCATCATCGGCCGGATGCTACTGGGCTTTGGTCTTGGGTTCACATTACAG GCAGCTCCGGTGTACCTGTCGGAGACAGCGCCGGCGAGGTGGCGCGGCGCATTCACCTCGGCGTACAATACGTTCGTCGTGATCGGTATACTGTCGGCGACCATCACCAACTACATCACGAACCGCATCCCAGGCTGGGGATGGCGCATCTCCCTCGGCCTGGCGGCCGTGCCGGGCGTCATCATCGTCCTGGGAGCCTTCTTCATCCCGGACACTCCCAGCAGCCTCGTGCTGCGAGGCCACCCCGACAAGGCTCGCGCGGCGCTGCAGCGTATCCGCGGGCGTCATGCCAACGTCGACGCCGAGTTCAAGGACATCGCCCGCGCCGTGGACGAGGCACGCCAGAACGACGTCGGCGCGTACCGGAGGCTGTTCAGCAAGGAGTATCGGCACTATCTGGTGGTTGGGCTGGCCATACCCGTCTTCTACCAGTTCACCGGCATGATCGTCATCTCCGTCTTCTCGCCGGTGCTATTCCGCACGGTGGGGTTCACCAGCCAGAAGGCCATACTTGGTTCCGTGATCAACAGCATCACCAACTTGGTCGCGACGGTTCTGTCCACCTTCATCATGGACCGCACCGGCCGCAGGTTCTTGTTCATCGTCGGCGGCATTGGCATGATGCTATGCGAG GTGGCCATTTCGTGGGTCATGGCGGGCCATCTCGGGAAGCACCAAGGGGTGACCATGCCGCGGAGCTACGCCACCGGCGTGCTTGTCCTGATCTGCATGTGCACCTTCAGCTTCGGCCTGTCCTGGGCGCCGCTCAGGTGGGTGGTGCCCAGTGAGATATACCCTGTGGAGATCAGGTCGGCCGGGCAGGCCATGAGCATCTCCGTGGCTCTTTGTCTCGCCTTCGCGGAGCTGCAGGTGTTCATCGCGCTGCTCTGTGCCATGAAGTACGGCGTCTTCTTGTTCTACGCCGCTTGGCTTCTCATAATGACCATTTTCATGGCGGCGTTCCTGCCGGAGACGAAGGGCGTACCACTAGAAGCCATGCAGTCAATATGGACAAGACATTGGTACTGGAAGAGGTTCGTCGGGGATGCCAAGCACGGAAGCCAAATCAACAATGTGAACAACAATTAA